The following proteins are encoded in a genomic region of Arachis ipaensis cultivar K30076 chromosome B02, Araip1.1, whole genome shotgun sequence:
- the LOC107626205 gene encoding 40S ribosomal protein S5 translates to MADVVQEVGVVPDPTQIDVKLFNRWSFDDVQVTDISLADYIGVVPSKHATYVPHTAGRYSVKRFRKAQCPIVERLTNSLMMHGRNNGKKLMAVRIIKHAMEIIHLLTDQNPIQVIVDAVINSGPREDATRIGSAGVVRRQAVDISPLRRVNQAIYLLTTGAREAAFRNIKTIAECLADELINAAKGSSNSYAIKKKDEIERVAKANR, encoded by the exons ATGGCTGACGTAGTCCAAGAGGTTGGCGttgttccagatcctactcagatcGATGTCAAGCTTTTCAACCGCTGGAGCTTCGATGACGTTCAG GTTACTGATATTTCTCTGGCTGATTATATTGGAGTGGTCCCATCCAAGCATGCAACCTATGTTCCTCACACTGCTGGTAGGTACTCAGTCAAGAGGTTCAGGAAAGCCCAGTGCCCAATTGTTGAGAGGCTTACCAACTCTCTCATGATGCACGGGAGGAACAACGGAAAGAAACTAATGGCTGTGAGGATTATCAAGCATGCTATGGAAATTATTCATTTGCTCACTGACCAGAATCCAATTCAGGTTATCGTTGATGCAGTTATCAACAG TGGTCCCCGTGAGGATGCAACTCGAATTGGTTCTGCTGGAGTTGTGAGGCGACAGGCTGTGGACATTTCACCGCTTCGTCGTGTTAATCAGGCCATCTATCTTCTAACAACAGGCGCTCGGGAAGCTGCTTTTAGAAATATCAAGACAATTGCTGAATGTTTGGCAGATGAGCTCATTAACGCAGCAAAAGGTTCATCCAACAG CTATGCTATCAAGAAAAAGGATGAAATCGAGAGAGTTGCTAAGGCAAATCGTTAA
- the LOC107626206 gene encoding pentatricopeptide repeat-containing protein At2g20710, mitochondrial-like produces MVLLTRLRSALRLLPRSSATYATSAASTSNLSPAKRNQSANVYVPPDLYRRIFIVTDPTLPVVTILEQWIQDGRTLSYDKLLFVIKQLRSRKRYKNALEVSFWMSEKGYSEPSSADFSLKLDLIAKVKGIEEAESYFDSIPNYLRTTDCYSTLLNCYAQVKDVDKAKRIMLQMRHLGFARSTLARNSLLNLYYQTQNYDKVENLLLEMKEEGIKFDRFTFSTLINTYAAKSNIEGIDKLLAQLEDDPSYSGSVDWGVYAVAANCYRKLGFHDKAFNALKKSEECVDYTIWKKAFPHLITQYATIGKKEEVMRLWNIYKMDGKLLKTDYSAVISSFLKLDDIELAKIIFEEWESRNQYFRNFFMPNKMIAAYSRKGKMEEAEAIVNRTISKGGKPNEWTWSGLLLGYISHRNFPMAVRCMKEAVSICEVGRKWRPLPESLAAIFQYLKFNGDMEEAEDLIRLLSSKNVISLDVHNKLMSWIKDVESDVPAIDVLGGYSHKQTGEISEPEEDRNNPDFCLSHQ; encoded by the exons ATGGTACTACTCACCCGTCTGAGATCCGCTTTACGTCTTCTTCCTCGTTCTTCCGCGACCTACGCAACCTCTGCCGCTTCTACCTCCAACCTCTCACCGGCGAAGAGGAATCAAAGCGCCAACGTTTATGTCCCGCCGGATTTGTACCGTCGGATCTTCATTGTTACCGATCCAACTCTCCCGGTTGTTACGATTCTCGAGCAGTGGATTCAGGATGGCCGAACTCTTAGCTACGATAAACTGCTATTCGTTATCAAGCAACTTAGGTCACGCAAAAGATATAAAAACGCCCTCGAG GTATCATTTTGGATGTCTGAGAAAGGATACTCTGAACCTAGTTCTGCAGATTTTAGTTTAAAACTCGACTTGATTGCGAAGGTTAAGGGAATAGAAGAAGCTGAATCCTATTTTGATAGCATTCCGAACTACTTAAGAACTACAGATTGTTACAGCACTCTTCTTAATTGCTATGCTCAAGTTAAAGATGTGGATAAAGCTAAAAGGATCATGCTGCAGATGAGACATTTGGGTTTCGCAAGGTCTACTTTAGCAAGAAATTCTTTGCTTAACCTCTACTATCAAACACAAAACTATGACAAAGTGGAAAATTTGTTGCTTGAAATGAAAGAAGAGGGTATTAAATTCGATAGATTTACATTTTCCACCTTGATTAATACATATGCAGCCAAATCTAATATAGAGGGAATAGACAAACTTCTTGCACAGTTAGAAGATGATCCATCGTATTCCGGAAGTGTAGATTGGGGTGTTTATGCTGTGGCTGCCAATTGTTATCGCAAACTCGGGTTTCATGATAAAGCTTTTAACGCTTTAAAGAAATCAGAGGAGTGCGTGGATTACACAATATGGAAAAAGGCCTTTCCTCATCTTATAACTCAATATGCAACAATAGGGAAGAAAGAAGAGGTGATGAGGTTGTGGAATATTTACAAGATGGATGGGAAGCTACTCAAAACAGACTATTCAGCTGTAATAAGTTCATTTCTTAAGTTGGATGACATTGAACTTGCTAAGATTATCTTTGAGGAGTGGGAATCTAGAAACCAGTatttcagaaatttctttatGCCGAACAAGATGATAGCAGCTTACAGCAGAAAGGGCAAAATGGAGGAAGCTGAAGCCATTGTTAATAGGACAATCTCGAAGGGAGGAAAGCCAAATGAATGGACTTGGTCAGGGCTCTTGCTTGGATATATTTCACATAGAAATTTTCCGATGGCTGTTCGATGTATGAAAGAGGCAGTTTCTATCTGTGAAGTGGGGCGTAAGTGGAGGCCATTACCGGAATCCTTAGCTGCCATTTTTCAGTACTTGAAATTTAATGGAGATATGGAGGAGGCAGAGGATTTGATAAGGTTACTCAGTAGCAAGAATGTTATCTCCCTTGATGTTCATAACAAGCTGATGAGTTGGATTAAGGATGTGGAATCAGATGTGCCTGCAATTGATGTGCTGGGAGGCTATTCACATAAACAAACAGGTGAAATTTCAGAGCCAGAGGAAGATAGGAACAACCCTGACTTCTGCCTTAGCCATCAATAG